The Streptomyces sp. M92 nucleotide sequence GCAGAGCGGGCACCGTTCAGTCAGGTCACGGTGGACGAGTGGCTCGATCAGTGGCTGTCCATGAAGGCAGAAGATCTAGAAGAAAATACTGCCTACAGCTACACCATGACCCTGGCCCGGGTCCGCGGAAGGCTCGGGCACATCAGGCTCCAGGACCTCACCGAGGGCCACATCGAGGCGTGGACGCGATGGGCGCTTCAGGAAGGGCGTGGGCGGGGAGGGAAGATGGGCACCGGCCTGGGGGCGACCTCGGTCGAGATGTCGCTGGCTCGGCTGAAGGAGGCGCTCGACCGGGCAGTGACGCGGGGCTTGGCCCAGGTGAACGTCGCTCGTGAGGTGACCGTTCCCCGTAAGGCACGCAAGGCAGAGCGCAGGGCCAGGGCCGCAGTGCCGCCGTGGAGCGTCGCGGAAGTGCGCTCTTTCGTTCGTGCGATCGCAGGCGACCGCCTACAGGCACCGTTCCTTCTCGCTCTGATGGGTCTTCGGCCGGCGGAGATCTGTGGCATGCGCTGGGCGGACATCGACCTGGACGAAGCCACCGTGTCCATCACCAACACCCGGACGCTCATGGGGAACGACATCGTGGTGGAGAAGGACTCCAAGTCGCTCGCAGGTGAGCGGCAACTTCCTCTGCCGGGTCCGGTTGTGGCCGCCTTGACCGCGTTCCGGGCTGCTCAGGCAGACGAGATGACGGCGGCCGGTCAGGGGTACGAAGACAGCGGCTACGTTCTCGTGGACGCTCGGGGCGGAGCGCGCAACGGACGCCAGCTGCGTGAGCGGGCCTACAAGGTCATGGACCGCATTGGGCTGCGTCGGGTCCGTCTGTACGACGCCCGTGCGAGTTGCCTGACGTACCTGGCGAACCACGGGGCCCCGGACCACCT carries:
- a CDS encoding site-specific integrase, which codes for MVDAGPDPVTGKRKQLTRTFGTLREAKAQYASIVHRRYEAERAPFSQVTVDEWLDQWLSMKAEDLEENTAYSYTMTLARVRGRLGHIRLQDLTEGHIEAWTRWALQEGRGRGGKMGTGLGATSVEMSLARLKEALDRAVTRGLAQVNVAREVTVPRKARKAERRARAAVPPWSVAEVRSFVRAIAGDRLQAPFLLALMGLRPAEICGMRWADIDLDEATVSITNTRTLMGNDIVVEKDSKSLAGERQLPLPGPVVAALTAFRAAQADEMTAAGQGYEDSGYVLVDARGGARNGRQLRERAYKVMDRIGLRRVRLYDARASCLTYLANHGAPDHLLARWAGHADARTTKRRYVKPDVDDLRPAADTWGGLASGSAPVHEENVRCGSVNG